The DNA segment TTATTGCTGATATTATAGCTTCAAACAACAAAGTTGAAGAGTTTCAAGAGCTTCTTGCCACAGGTAAACCAATTGCCCAATGTGAAATGGAAACTATAGGATTAACAACTTCTGAAGTTACGGCAAGAATTTTTAAACATTGGAATTTAAGTGATAATCTGATTAATGTTATTGAAAAAGTTGATGATCTAGATAACTGTAATCCTGAATATTTACAAAAAAGTCAAATTCTTTTTGTATTAAAATCAATTTGTAATATTAGAGATTGTTTTTCACAAGAGAGCATTGGTTATGGGATTGCTAAAGCAAAAAGTTTTAATTTAGAAACTAAAAACTTAGAAACCTCTATAGAAAAACTACAAGATAGACTTTTAGATGAGTAATTAAGAGTAAATCTTAATTACTTAAACTCATAATATCCTTCTTTACTATCTTCTGCAAAGTTTAAGCATAGTGTTGCTTTTTCTAAAATATTATTTTTATTTCCCCAAGTTATAGCAATAGTCAGTCTTGGATTTATTAATTCATCCATTACTAGCATTTCAATATTTTTTATCTCTTCAATTAGTGCTTTATATTTTTTACTATTTTCAACTATAAAACCAATTTTTGGTCCATTGAATCTATATAAAGGGGTGATTTTTTCTACAATTTTAATGTACTCTCTAAAATAATGATTTATTTTTTCATATCCATATGTTTTATTTAATCTAAAAAGATCTTCATAATAAAGTTGTACTAAAATAAACTCTTTGTCATCTCTTTTTAAAATATCAGTTTTAAACTTTTCATGATTTCTAAGTCCTGTAACAGAGTCATTGTAAACAAGATTACTTCTTAAATAGCAAATAATAAGATTTATAATATTTTGTTTTATATAATCACTATTGTCTATGTAAAGTCTTTCAAAAACTTGTTTAAAAACCTTTGAGTAGGCAATTCTTAATTTATACTCATCAAATAGAGTTATACTTATTCTTTCATATCCAATATCAACAAGAGTGCACTGTTGCTTGCATAAACCATCAACTGATACAAAAGTTAGACCAAAGAAAATCTCATTTGAAATAAAGTTCTCTATCTCTTTATTTAAAAGCTCATTATCTAAGTTTTTATCTGTAAATATTTGTGTAACGATATTTGAGAGTTTTTGATTTACTCTATTCTTTTTATTCATCTCTTCTTGAACAAAATATTTATTAAGTGCATTCTCTCCAACTTCTAAACATTTTGCATCTGAGATTAATACATTTTCTAAATTTAGTTCATTTATATGTTGATTTCCATGGTTTATCAGTATAGTTCTATTTATTTTTGAATATTCATTATCAAGAAGTTCATAACCATTTACACTAACATAATAAAAATAGTAGAGTTTTGATTTTTCAATACAATTGTAATTATCTGAAAAAGAGTAATATAAAGATATTGTCAAATAAAGTTTTGCATATGTTGACATTTGATGAGATGCAGTTCTATTTTTATGAATATAATTTATAATTTTATCTATTAATTCATCTTTTAAAGTTATTTTTCTTTGAGCAATAAATTTAGTAATGATAACATCACAAATACTAAGTTTTAAAAATTCATGGTAATCGTTATTATATTTTTGAGATAAACTAAATTTTTCTAAGACTGAAATTAATTTTTCCTCTTGAATCTGCGTACTAAAAAGAATTGTAGTATGTAGAATTGACAAATATACACTTTTGAAATTTTCATTATTTAAAAATTCATCAACAATAAAAAGATGGTCTTTCTCTTTAACATTTTCATCATAGATATAGATATAATTTTCCAAAAGATCTTTTTTTAAATCTTCTAGAGTCTCTACATTATGATTTTTTTTGTGCTTAATCTCATTTTTATAAAGAGTTATAATCTGGTTTAGCTCTTCAGTATTTGAAAAATCCTCACTTGAATAGTTATATTTAAGTTTATATAGAAGTGTTAAAAGTAAGGTTGTTGTTGAGTTTAAAAAGATTTTATAAAAAGGTTTTTCATCTACATTTAGACCAAATCCTGTATTTTTTGATAGATCATAACCATAACAAATCTTCTCAAAATTAAAATGGAACTCTTCAATTAAGTATGAAGAGTCTTTGTTTGCTGTGTCAATATATGGAACATGAGAATAGAAAAATAGAAGTTTCCCTAAAATATTGTTTAATATATTTATTTTTTCACTATCTAATTCAATATTAAATTTTGACATACTAATAGTCTCTGTAATTATCTCAACTAAAGGTTTAATACTCTTTTTTCTAAGAATATCAAGTGAGTTTATTGAACATAACTCATTTATAACCTCTATTAAAATAGTATAGTGCTTAAAAGTTATCTCAAAATCATCTCTATTAGCTTCATATAAAATCTTTAATCTCTCTTCATACTCTTTAAACAAAGAAGATAGATTATCAAGATTATAAGAGTTGTAGCTATTGAAAATAGAGAATTTTTTACCAAAAGAGAGAATATCAATAATTGTTGAAATCTCTTTAAAAATAATAGTTGCATTATCATTGATAATGCTATTCATCTTTTTTTCTAAAGCATAAATAATAAAAGATTTAAAATTAAGATTATTTAGTAACTCTTCTACAATGTCACTTGGAATATCTTTTTCATTAAAATATAATTCATCAATATAATTTAATAAGGCAGAATAATCATCATGTAAACTATAAATAAGCGAGTTTGAAATTTTTATATTGTATTTAGTTAAAAGTTGAGATACTTTATGATCTTCCCCCTCTTCATCTATAAAGTTTAATATATCTTTCTCTTGATGAATAAACATTTTAAATCCTATTAATAATATATACTAACAATTATATTATTTTTAAACTTACAGTCCTTGAAGTACTATTTTCCATAAATAATCAATTTCATCATCACTAAAGGCAATTAGGCTTTTTTCATCTAATAACTCTTTTATTTTTTCAAACTCAAAAGCTCTGCTATAAGTACATGAAGCATGTACAGGCATAAAACTTCTAACCAATGAGATATTCTCTTTTATCTCTTTTTCACATAAAAAACAGTGCAAATCTTTATGTAATCTTCCTTCGTGTTCAAGGAGAAAAAGATATGCTTTGCAAATTGCTCTTTTACTATTTTCTTTAATCATTTTATGACAAAGAGTTTCTAAAAGATTAAAATAAAAATCATCTATGGTTTCAACATCTTTTAAATGAGGGTAAAAAAGCTTTATAAATCTTTGCCAGCAATAGAGTTTTTCATTGTCAAATATCCATTGAAAACCAAGTTGGATAACATCCTTTAGTCTTGGAATAGAGCTTTTTAGATTTGACTCAAGCTCAAAATCTATTTTGTAGCCAATATTGATATTTGAGTGTCTAGCTCCATAAAATCTATATGTGGTGTAAATATGGTTTTCAGTTAAGATTGATACGATTAAATCGTCATCTTTAACTGTTTTAATCTCTATTATATAGCCCTGCATAAAACTTTCTATTTAAAAATATGAAAAATTATAACAAAATAAAATTAGAAATTTGCTTCAAATAAATATTATGGTAGTATTACAAAAATTTTATTTTATAAAAGGGAAATTGATGGAATTCAATAATGTTTCAATTGGAAAAGAAGCAAACATTCTATATGATGGAAATATCACTAGCAGAAGTATTACTTTCCAAGATGGAAGTAAAAAAACTTTAGGGATTATGCTACCAGGAGTATATGAACTAAATACTGTAAATAAATCAATTATTGATATTAACTCAGGTGCATTAGAAGTTATGTTACCAGCTGAAGATTGGGTTGAATATGTAGCTCCTGCAAGTATTGAAATTGCACAAAATTGTAAATATAAGTTAAGAGTGACATCTTTAGTAGATTATTGTTGCTCTTTTGAAAGAGTAAAATATTAAAAAAAAGACTAGAGTTATCTCTCTAGTCTCTCTAATCTCTCTAGTCTCTCTAGTCTCTCTATTTTATAGTTAACATCTCTATTGAATTTGCAATTAAATCTTTAACATTAAATGGCTTTTTAAGCAATTTCGTTATCCCCAAGCTTTGAAGATTATCTTTTACCTCTTCATCATATGCTGAAGTTACAATTGTTGGAATTAAAGGCGAAATCTCTTTTATCTCTTTAAGCATTGAAAGTCCGTCTTTATTTGGCATATTTAAATCTGTAATAATTAAATCAATTTCAGATGAATTGAATTTTTCAACCCCTTCTTTCCCATCTTTTGCCACAACAACATTAAATATATACTCTAAACAGCTTACAACATTTGTTCTTATTGTCTCTTCATCTTCCACATATAAGAGTGTATATTTTTTTAGGTTTTCTATATTTGTAAACATAGCAACCTCCTATAACTACAATTATAAGGGAAAAGTGTATCAAAATAGTACCAAATATTTTAACTATAAAATCATACTTTTAAGACATAACCATAGTTTGATATATTTTCAATACAAAGTGTTGGAACTTTCTTTTTAAGTCTTGAAATTGTATCTCTAATTGTAGAAGAGGATATCTCTTTTGCAAACCATATCTCTTCCCTTAGTGTTTCATAAGATATCCTTTGATTTGGGTTCTTGCATAAAAAATCTAAAATTAACATCTCTTTATTAGTAAGATTAATTACAAGCCCTTTAAAAGTTAAGGTTTTTGAGCTTATACAGTAATCATAACCATCTTTTAACTTTATATTTTCTATCTTTTTAGAACCTATTTCTTTCTCTTTTTTTATCTTTTTTAGATTTTCCATAAGGTTTAGAGCCACTTTAAGTGTTGCTTCAACACTATCCATTGAAAAGGGTTTAATCAAATATCCAAATACATTGTCATTTTTTGCCTCTTCAATTGTATTTGAATCTGCATATGCTGTTGTATAGATTATTGGTATAAAATACTCTTTATCTAACATCTTTACGCACTCTATCCCATCTAAAGAACCATCTATATTTATATCCATAAAGATAAGATCAATATGAGTATCTTTTACAATATCTAAAACCGTAGAAGAGTCATTAGCATGGTAAATATTTTTAAAATTAAGTTTTTGAAGAATACCTTTTAGATACTCATAGGCAATAGTATTATCTTCTACAATTAAAAGTTTATATTCCATATTTCCTCTTTATATTCCAAGTTAAAAAGCATTCCTTCATCAATACTAAAGTTATATGTAGAATTTTTTAATTTTTTTGCATAGTCTTTTATTAATTTAAGACCAAGCCCTTCATTTATCTGGTTTATATCAAATCCTTTTCCTTTGTCTCTTATTTGCAAGTGTACAATTTCATCATTTTTTTCTAAGGTAATAAAAATTTTTATATTATCCAAACTATCATTGTGCTTAACACAATTATTTACAATCTCATTTATTATTATAGTCAAAGAGATGGCATTGTCAAATTTTATTTGTAAATCAGGGATAGAGTAAATAATATCAACTTTTTTATTTGTGTAGGTATCAACAATAGTTTGAATCACCTCTTTAAAATAGGACTTTACATCTATATCTTTAATATTACTTGAGTCTTTAAGAAGGTATTCATGAATCTTTGACATAGATTTCAGTCTATTTGTTAAATCAGAAAATATATTTGTATCTTTATGTTTTTGCTCTTCGAACCAAAGCATACCTATTATCATGTGGAAATTATTCTTAACTCTATGTAATATCTCTTTTAATAAAAGTTCTCTTTCTTCTACTAAATCTGATAATCTATTATTAGCAATTAAAAGCTCTTTTGTTCTTGCCTCCACCTCTTTTTTTAAGAGCTCTTCTTGACTATTTTTTATAGTTAGTAGCTCATTTTGTGCTTTTAATTGTGACTCTTTTAAATCATCATATCTTTTAATAATAAGAATTAGAAAGATTAAATTCTCTAAAGTACTTCCAATAGCAATTCCATATCTTGTGTAATTGTTATACTCTAAAACACCGGCTATCATTAAAAGAAAGAGTATTGCAAAGATGAAAAAGATAATTTGTGCAAAAGTATAATAGATACTCTTTTTATTTCCTTTATAGTATATATAAATAGATAGGGGCAATAAAACTAAAGTAATAAGTAGTGATGCACTGTTTAATATTCTATTCCAAGGTTCATATTGAAAGAAAAACATAAAACCAATAAAAAAATATAGTAGTGAACTTAATCTTAATGCAGAATAATATTTTTTTAAATAGGTTTTTATCTCCAAATATTCAATAGAGAATAAAATCAAAAAAGCACCTAAATATGCCCCAGACATATTTAGAACATAAATATATTTTTGTAGGTCTAAGTAGGTGAGAATTCCACTTATTTTTATTAGAAAGATGATATTAAAAAAGATGTAACTTGCATAATAATAGTATATTTTTTCTTTTAATGTTAGGCATAAACCAATTGTAAAAAAAAGAATAACAAATGTAATTCCTAAGATAAAGATATAAAAATTATTTGAATCAAAAAAGTTTTTTTGTTTAAAATAGGTGTCATCATAAATTATTATTTTCCCAAAATAGGAATATTTTCCATAAATTTCTAAATATATACTGCTACTTTCATTTTGAACTAGGTCAAAAATAAAAGATAGTTTATTATATGAGACTTCTCTTTTATCTATATAAGTAAGTAGTCCATTCTCTTTTTTTATCCATTTTCCATCTTTTTTATAGTATAAATTAGCTTTTTCATAAAAAGTTTCATTTAAAGTTAGAATAAAATTCTTTTTATTGCTTTTATTTGAAATATCAATTTTTATCCAAGTTGTATTATTGGAATAACCTAATGAAAAACCATTTTTAATAAAATTATTAAATTCTTTTTTTTCTATATCTTTTATACTCAGACTCTTTGAATAATCCTTTATATAGTAAATTTCAAAATCGTCATAAATTGGAATTTTATTATTTATTATTAATGTGGAATTATTTGCAAATAAAATGATAAAAAATAGATGAAAAACAGTGATAATTTTTAGCATTATTACTCCAAAAAATAACCATATTATAGCATATCCATGCTACTTTTTCCGTCAGAATTCCGTCAGGAAAATGTTAAAATGTTAAAAATTTCAAGCTAGGTGAATTTAATGAAAAATATGCATGAATATAAAAATGCCTTTAGAATACTAAAAGGTGGGAAAATAAGTTTAGTAGTAAGTGCCTTACTTACAACTACTTCACTTTTCTCTGCTCCAAGTGGAGGAGTTGTAACAAGTGGGTCTGCTACAATTAATCAAAGTGGTAGTGTAACTAATATTAATCAATCTTCACAAAAAGCTAGTATTAATTGGAATAAGTTTAGTATTGATAAAAATGAAATAGTAAACTTTAATCAACCAAATGTAAACTCAATTACTCTAAATAGAGTAGTTGGTAATGAAACTTCAGTTATAAATGGAGCACTTAATGCCAATGGACAAGTTTGGATATTAAATTCAAATGGGGTTTTATTTGGTAAAAATGCTTCAATAAATACTTCAGGATTATTAGCAACAACAAAAAATATCTCTGATTTAGATTTCCAAAGTGGAAACTATAGTTTTAAAGGAGATTCTACAAGTTCTATTATAAACCAAGGAACAATAAATATAGAGAACTCTGGATATGTAGTATTTGCTTCAAATGAGGTACAAAATAGTGGCGTAATAAAAGCTATAAAAGGAGATGTTCATTTAGTTGGAGCAAGTGAATATAGTATAAATCTAAATGGAAACTCATTAGTAAACCTAACAGTTGACAAGGGAGTATTAGATGCTTTAGTTAAAAACTCAGGAACTATCATAGCAGATGGTGGAGAAATATATCTTACAACCAATGCAGTAAATGAGTTACTAAAAGGGGTGGTTAATAATACAGGTGTTATTGAAGCAAATAGCTTAGATGATGTTACTGGTAAAGTAGAACTCTTTGCCCATGGAGGTGAAGTTCAAGTTGGTGGAATTATTAATGCTACTGATGGGTTTGTGGAGACTTCTGGGAGAGATTTTAGAATATTTGATGGTGCAACTATTAGTGCAGAAGAGTGGTTAATTGACCCTGTTAATATAACTATTGATTCAACATTAGCAACTGCAATTTTAACTGCACTTGGCACTACTAATGTAACAATTGAGACAGATACTCCAAATTATTCAGATGTAGATACATCTGCAAATGAGAGTGGAAGTGATGGAAATATCTATGTAAACAGTAGCATTATTACAACAGCAGATTTAGGTGCGGAGAGAACTTTAACTTTACAAGCTGATAATAATATAGTATTTGCAGATGGAGTATCTATTGATGCAACACAAGGTAGTAATGCTAAAGAATTAAATGTAGTTTTAGCAGCTGATTCTGATAGCAATGGAAGTGGAGAAGTACTAATTAGTGGAAGTACTGGAACTACAATCAAAACAAATAATGGTGATCTTACAGTAAATACTCAAATAGATAGTACTGTAGCAGGAGAAACACCTTTAGTAGTTGATGCCGGTACAGGAAAAGTAACTTTATACGATGATGTTGGATTAAATTCAAAATTAAAATCATTAACAGTTACTGCTGGACAACTAGATTTAGGAACAAAACTTCACTATATCAATACAACCGCAGAACAAACATATAATACAGTAATCAACTCTTTATCAACTGCACAGTTTGCTAATAATGATTTTGAATCAGGTGATGCAACAGGCTGGAGCATTGTTGATGGAAATATTAAACTTAATGGAAGTAGCGTAATTGCAGGTGTAAATACTCCTAATGATAATTCTCTACCAACAATTGTTCCAAGTACAAACTCTAGCAGTAATAATGGAGCATATGATGATTATAATTCAACGGGTAACTATACTCATGCATTTTCAAATGATACAGGTGATAGTTCATCATATTCTCTACAATTAACATACTCTAGTGGAGATGTGGATGAAGGGTATGGGGTGGTTCATGGACCTTATGTTGTAAGTGAAAATACAGTTTCATTACAAGAAGGAGATGGTGTATCATTTACTTGGAAAGCAAGTGGTGGTAGTGATGCATATGATGTTTTTGGATATATTATAAATGTTGATACCGGGGCAACACAAGTAATACTAAATGAGACTGGTGCAAATGGAAGTGCAACAACAAACTGGGCTCCTGCTTCAGTAACAGCAGCAAGTTCTGGTAATTACAAATTTGTTTTTGTTGCTGGTTCTTGGGATGCTTCGGGAGGACAGGCATTAGGAGCTAATCTTTATATAGATAATGTAACCACCTATAGTAATAAAACTTTTAGTGGTTCAAGTGTTACCTTTAATAATACTGTAAATGCAGGATCAAGTGAACTAAAAGTTGCAGCAGATAAAATTGCTTTAAATGCAGCTATTAATGGTACAAATACTCTTACTTTAAAACAAAATACTGCAGGAAAGAATATTGAAATTGGTGGAAGTGTTGATAATGCAGATGTTTCAACTCTTGATATTACAAATACAGAATTATCTAAAATTAGTGGATTTTCAAAAGTAGTATTTGGTGATGACAATACAGGAAAAGTTAGTACAGCAGGAGACATTTCAACAACTTATGATTTAACATTAATAGGAAAAACTACAGGTGTAGATATCAATAATACTGTAGATGTTGGAGGTAAAACATTAACTATAGAGAGTAATGGAACAGTAGAAGATACAGGAACAGGACATGTAATAGCTAAAAATTTAAATCTTCTTGGTTCTGGAACTTTTACTTTAGATAGTGATGATAATGATGTAGATGTATTAGCAGCAGGTATAACATCAACTCCAATAGGTTCACTTACATTTAAAGATAAAGATGATGTTACAATTAGTACAATAAACAACTCAAAAGGTATCACATCAACAGGAACAGTAATTGTTGATACTCTCTCTTCAAATATTAATGTAAAAAATGACGTAATTACAACAAAACAAGGAACAGATGTTGTTCAATTAAATGCAGCAGGAACTGTAACAAAAAGTTCAGGGGTTTTCATTGGTTATAAAGCTCCTTCTGTACCAGAACCAACAACTAATAATAACAAAGAAGAGATACAAAAAATAATCACGCCAATTGCAAATCAAACTACTGTAAAAGTTGAAAAACCTGAATTAGCAACAGCTCCTAAATTTGAACCAAATACAAAAACAAATGTACAAATTAATAATGGACAAAGTGTTAATGTGGTTGCAAAAGCTGAAGCTGGTGAAGATACAAAATTAGTAACATTAAGCCAATTACAAAATAGTGCAGGTGAAAACTCAGTAAATGTTCCTTTAGGAGAAAACTCTCTTGTTATGTTGATTAATGGAGGAGTAAATCTTCCAAGTGGAGTAGATCAAGAGTTTTATGTAGTAGAAGAAAAAAATTTTTAAAAAAGAATTAGGCTAAGGAAAAAGAAAAGATGAAAAGAATAAATAAAATAATAACACTATCACTAATAAGCTCGACAATGCTGTTCGGGGTTGAATCTCCAAAAGTTGGGAATATAATAAAAGAGATAAACCCACCTAAAAATATAGTAAAAGATAAAAAAGAGCTAATAGAGATTGATGGTGTAAAAAAAGTAACTTCTCCTATGCGTGATGATAAAAGTGGGAAAACAGTATTAGTAAAAGATTTTCAAATAGAGGGTAATAGTAAAATAAGTAGTAGTGAAATATTAGAAAAAATCTCTTCATATAAAAATAAAGAGTTAAGTTTTTCTGATATGCAAGAAGTAGCAACACTTATTACTAAACTTTATAGAGATAAAGGTTATTTTGTAGCAAGAGCTTATATTCCAATGCAAGATATGAAAGATGGAGTATTAAAAATAGCAGTTGTTGAAGGTGAAATAGGTAAATACAATATAATAAATAATTCAAAAGTAAAAGATAGTATTATTCAATCTATTTTTGATGAATCTAAAAAAGATAAAATAATATCAACTCAAAATTTAGAGAGAAGTATTTTAATTGCAAATGATCTTTCTGGAGTAATAGTAACAAAAGCAAATGTAAAACCAGGAAGTCAAGTTGGAAGTAGTGATTTTGATATAGAAACTTCTGCAACAAACGACTATAGTGGATATATAGTACTTGATAATTTTGGAAGTAGATATACAAATAAAAATAGAGCAATGGTTGGAGTTGATATTAACTCTCCTTTTAAAATTGGAGATAAACTCTCTTTTGTGGGATTGCAAAGTAATGCAGGTGGATTAAAATATCTAAGTGGAGCATATGAAACACTGCTTCATCCAAGTGGACTAAAAGGTGGTTTGGGTTACTCATATACTAACTATAAACTTAGCGATAAATATGCAAATTTAGATGCAAAAGGGTATTTAAAAGATTTTAATGTAAATTTGTCGTATCCTATAATAAGACAAAGAGATAGAAATCTATATCTAAAATTTAACTTTGATAATAAAAGAATCAAAGATGAGATAAGATCAACAAATGACAGCTCAGAAAAAGAGATAAATGTAGCAACTCTATCTTTGGATTATTCAAATTCTGAAGTAATAAACTCTTTTCCTACAAGTACAACATTTTTAGCTTCTTTAACAAGAGGTAGCCTAAGTTTTGATAATGAAGCAGATTTGCAAAATGATATGGCAGGAGCTGATACAAATGGTGCTTATTCAAAACTCTATTTTGAAGCTTTTAAATCAATATCTTTTACACCAAGAATCTCATTAGAAGGAACATTAAAATATCAACACGCTCTTTCTAAAAAGAATTTAGACGGAAGTGAAGATTTATCTATTGGAGGAAGTCAAGGGGTAAAAGTATATCCTACAAGTGAAGCTAGTGCAGAAAATGGATATGTAGCAACAATTGAGGCTAAATATTTATTACCAAATATCAATAACTATTCTCATACAGTTGGAATTTTTTACGATAGAGCAAGAGCTTATGCTGCAAATAATACAAATGTTACAGGAATAGATATAGACCTACAAGATATAGGTATCTCTTATTATGTAACTTATAAAGACTTCTTTGTAAACTCATATATGGCTTGGAAAATGAATAGTGACACTATTACAAGTGAGCCAGATTATAACTCTAAGTTTTTAGTTCAAGCTGGCTGGGTGTTTTAACAAAAATAAAAAAGGCAAGAGATAAAAACCTCTTGCCTTTTAATAATTTAGTATAAATAGTTTATAACTTATTCAGCTACTTTTACTTCTACAGGTGTACCTTCCCAGATACCATGCTTTGTACAGTAACCATGAGCTACTAGGTTTAGTTTGCTTCCAGTTGGAATAATTGTAAATGTAGTAGTATTATGAGCTTTAACATTACCTAAAGTTCCTGGTACATATGTAGCTTTTGCTAATAAAGTCTCTCCATTAAATAATGAAACAGACTCAATATAATGATCAAAATCATCTGGGTGAGTATATTCATTTCCCATTTTAACTGTAACTTCAAATGGTTCCCCTTTTTTTGCAGTAGCAGCACAGTGGATGAAAGGTGAGTGTCTATCAATTAAATCTTTTTTTGCTTCTCTTTCTACAGTGTCAATATCAACATATTTGTTAATTTTTGGCATAATTTTTCTCCTAAATAAAATATTGACAAAGATTATAGCATTATTTATTTAAAGTATTTAGGATAATTTTTATCCTAAAAAATACACTTAAGAAAAATATCAGAAAACAAGCTTATATATGGTAATATTCGCCCATGAACAAAGAAGATTTTTTTATAAAACAGTTTAATAAAGCTTCAAAAATAATTGGTGATGATGGTGCAGTTATTGATGGCTTTGTATATAGCAATGATGCCTTTTTTGAAAATATACACTTTAAAAAAGAGTGGTTTTCTTTAAAGCAAATTGCAAGAAAAGCAATGCTTGTAAATATTTCAGATGCAATTGCTATGAATGCAAAACCAAAATATGCACTATTAACTGTTGCCATACCTAAAGAGTATTCAAAAAAAGAGATAAAAGAGTTGTCTTTGGGTTTTTTAGAGGTTGCAAAAGAGTATGACCTTGAGATAATTGGTGGAGATACAATCTCAAATACAAAATTAGATATTAGTATAACAATTATCTCAAAAACAAAAAAGCCTAAACTTAGAAGTGGAATTAAAAAAGATGATTATTTATGTTTTACAGGCACTTTAGGCTCTTGTAAAAAAGATTTAGAGACTCTTTTGAATGGAGGAGCTATCTCCTCTTCTTCAAAGTTTATTGAGCCAAAACTGAATGCAAAATTC comes from the Halarcobacter ebronensis genome and includes:
- a CDS encoding thiamine-phosphate kinase — its product is MNKEDFFIKQFNKASKIIGDDGAVIDGFVYSNDAFFENIHFKKEWFSLKQIARKAMLVNISDAIAMNAKPKYALLTVAIPKEYSKKEIKELSLGFLEVAKEYDLEIIGGDTISNTKLDISITIISKTKKPKLRSGIKKDDYLCFTGTLGSCKKDLETLLNGGAISSSSKFIEPKLNAKFFYEVSKYINASMDISDGLFFELERMSKRSKKGFEFLYEIPKEVGCSGEEYELLFSFSPKYKEKIETIAKKYKVQLNIFAKAIDGKFKCDCKNHHFD
- a CDS encoding class II SORL domain-containing protein; translated protein: MPKINKYVDIDTVEREAKKDLIDRHSPFIHCAATAKKGEPFEVTVKMGNEYTHPDDFDHYIESVSLFNGETLLAKATYVPGTLGNVKAHNTTTFTIIPTGSKLNLVAHGYCTKHGIWEGTPVEVKVAE
- a CDS encoding ShlB/FhaC/HecB family hemolysin secretion/activation protein; amino-acid sequence: MKRINKIITLSLISSTMLFGVESPKVGNIIKEINPPKNIVKDKKELIEIDGVKKVTSPMRDDKSGKTVLVKDFQIEGNSKISSSEILEKISSYKNKELSFSDMQEVATLITKLYRDKGYFVARAYIPMQDMKDGVLKIAVVEGEIGKYNIINNSKVKDSIIQSIFDESKKDKIISTQNLERSILIANDLSGVIVTKANVKPGSQVGSSDFDIETSATNDYSGYIVLDNFGSRYTNKNRAMVGVDINSPFKIGDKLSFVGLQSNAGGLKYLSGAYETLLHPSGLKGGLGYSYTNYKLSDKYANLDAKGYLKDFNVNLSYPIIRQRDRNLYLKFNFDNKRIKDEIRSTNDSSEKEINVATLSLDYSNSEVINSFPTSTTFLASLTRGSLSFDNEADLQNDMAGADTNGAYSKLYFEAFKSISFTPRISLEGTLKYQHALSKKNLDGSEDLSIGGSQGVKVYPTSEASAENGYVATIEAKYLLPNINNYSHTVGIFYDRARAYAANNTNVTGIDIDLQDIGISYYVTYKDFFVNSYMAWKMNSDTITSEPDYNSKFLVQAGWVF